The following proteins are co-located in the Terriglobales bacterium genome:
- a CDS encoding DUF6580 family putative transport protein, with protein MLAYLFVALAIALRFLPPMLNFTPVGASLLYFGARQPRRRMWIPLLMLAASDVVLNRFVYGYPFTGDLLITWAWYAAIALMGGLLRENHRPLRIAGAALATSVSFFLVSNFAVWAVWSMYPKTLDGLLACYAAAVPFFRNTVASDLVFTAAFFGLPALVASISRAVGEGRSAAA; from the coding sequence ATGCTGGCTTACCTGTTCGTCGCCCTTGCCATTGCCCTGCGCTTCCTGCCACCCATGCTGAACTTCACGCCGGTGGGGGCGTCGCTGCTCTACTTCGGAGCGCGCCAGCCGCGGCGTCGCATGTGGATTCCGCTGCTCATGTTGGCGGCCTCCGACGTGGTCCTGAACCGGTTCGTGTACGGTTATCCGTTTACCGGAGACTTGCTGATCACGTGGGCGTGGTACGCGGCCATTGCGCTGATGGGAGGGTTGCTGCGCGAGAACCATCGGCCGCTGCGCATCGCCGGCGCGGCGCTGGCCACTTCGGTCTCTTTCTTCCTGGTAAGCAACTTCGCCGTCTGGGCGGTGTGGAGCATGTACCCCAAGACTCTCGACGGACTTCTGGCCTGTTACGCTGCCGCCGTGCCCTTCTTCCGCAACACGGTGGCGTCCGATCTGGTCTTCACGGCGGCGTTCTTCGGATTGCCGGCGCTGGTGGCCTCCATCTCCCGCGCTGTTGGCGAAGGCCGTAGCGCGGCCGCCTAG
- a CDS encoding DUF1579 family protein, whose amino-acid sequence MKRWGVTIVALTALALAQPVAEAQEKEKKQEQEPATAWAAPKPAPEMEKLAKMMVGTWSSAEKHEPSPFSPAGGTGKGVFKVTLGPGGHSLVEQYNSRGSLGKFNGHGMTYWDPKDKVYRSVWCDNFTPTCDVSVGHWEGDNLVFLGESEMEGQKTKLKMTYSGFKAGSFEFGIDMSVGDAPMARGMTIKYTRAKARAAASAAASAP is encoded by the coding sequence ATGAAGAGATGGGGCGTAACGATCGTAGCTTTGACAGCGCTGGCACTGGCGCAGCCCGTAGCAGAGGCCCAGGAGAAAGAGAAGAAGCAGGAGCAAGAACCGGCTACCGCCTGGGCTGCTCCCAAGCCCGCTCCGGAGATGGAGAAGCTGGCCAAGATGATGGTGGGCACGTGGTCCAGCGCAGAAAAGCACGAGCCCAGCCCGTTCAGCCCTGCGGGCGGCACCGGCAAGGGCGTGTTCAAGGTGACTCTGGGTCCGGGCGGGCACTCCCTGGTCGAGCAGTACAACTCCCGCGGCTCCCTGGGAAAATTCAACGGCCACGGCATGACCTACTGGGATCCCAAGGACAAGGTCTACCGCAGCGTCTGGTGCGACAACTTCACGCCCACCTGCGACGTTTCCGTCGGCCACTGGGAGGGCGACAACCTGGTCTTCCTGGGCGAAAGCGAAATGGAGGGCCAGAAGACCAAGCTGAAGATGACCTACAGTGGCTTCAAGGCGGGCTCCTTCGAATTCGGTATCGACATGTCGGTGGGCGACGCGCCCATGGCGCGCGGCATGACCATCAAGTACACGCGCGCCAAGGCTCGGGCGGCAGCTTCCGCCGCTGCATCGGCACCGTAG
- a CDS encoding carboxypeptidase-like regulatory domain-containing protein, producing MTTPSAVRALLFLLLAAVCSAVTWGTPAKPGATGGASSWAAEPKEDPRKPYALIFGTVWGPDSRPVQGVKVKVRRAQEKKARWEMYSDRRGEFAVRLPAGKQEYVVWADVKGPKDRPKPEVRVQIENDERADIGLHLTE from the coding sequence GTGACTACTCCTAGCGCGGTTCGCGCCCTGCTTTTCCTGCTGCTGGCCGCCGTGTGCAGTGCGGTGACCTGGGGCACGCCGGCAAAACCCGGCGCGACTGGCGGCGCTTCGAGTTGGGCCGCCGAACCGAAAGAAGACCCCCGCAAGCCCTACGCGCTGATCTTTGGGACTGTCTGGGGGCCGGATTCGCGGCCGGTGCAGGGAGTGAAGGTCAAGGTCCGCCGCGCCCAGGAGAAAAAAGCGCGCTGGGAGATGTATTCGGACCGGCGCGGCGAGTTCGCAGTTCGCCTCCCCGCCGGCAAGCAGGAGTACGTGGTCTGGGCGGACGTGAAAGGCCCCAAGGACCGACCCAAACCGGAGGTCCGGGTGCAGATCGAAAATGATGAGCGCGCCGACATCGGCTTGCATCTAACGGAATAG
- the ligA gene encoding NAD-dependent DNA ligase LigA, which yields MAATKPVADKIEKLREKIRYHEHRYYVLDSPEISDAEFDRLVLQLKQLEAEHPELVTPDSPTQRVGGKPAEGFRKVEHSRPMLSLDNAYSEEELADWERRVHELSGRKDVAYVCELKLDGMSLALTYADGQLVRGVTRGDGSVGEDVTSNVRTIRSVPLSVPASVRKKAALPADFEVRGEVIMPLAAFRKMNEERERQGLSPFANPRNAAAGTIRTLEPNVVAQRRLDFFAYFLLAKGRYYFDHHSKALEALEEAGFKVNRHYVVAKSLDEVLRFIREWEEKREKLPHEIDGVVIKVDFTALQDELGYTGRAPRWAIAYKYAARAGTTQVEDIHVQVGRTGKLTPVAVLTPVPIGGTTVSRATLHNMDEIERLGLKIGDWVEVERGGDVIPKVTRVVEDKQHPRGHKKFHMPERCPICGGHVVRDEGEVDHRCVNANCPAKLKETIRHFAARSVMNIEGMGEALVDQLCDRGLVKSVADIYDLTRDQLVALERMGEKSAQNLLEEIEASRKLPLERVIYGLGIRFVGERTAQLLAEHFASLDALMHANEEELQQVTEVGPRVSESIRAFFDEKRNRELVERLRKAGLTFEAKKRKRGTKLAGKTFVLTGTLAHHSRDEARRLIEDAGGKVTGSVSKKTDYVVAGADPGSKLDKARELGVKVIGEKEMEELVD from the coding sequence ATGGCCGCGACGAAGCCGGTGGCGGACAAAATCGAGAAGCTGCGCGAGAAGATCCGCTACCACGAGCACCGCTACTACGTGCTCGATAGCCCGGAAATCTCCGACGCCGAATTCGACCGCCTGGTGCTCCAACTGAAGCAGCTCGAAGCGGAGCATCCCGAGCTGGTCACGCCGGACTCGCCCACCCAGCGCGTGGGCGGCAAGCCGGCCGAGGGCTTCCGCAAAGTGGAGCACTCCCGGCCTATGCTCTCTCTCGACAACGCCTACAGCGAAGAGGAACTTGCCGACTGGGAGCGCCGGGTGCACGAACTCAGCGGCCGTAAGGACGTCGCCTACGTCTGCGAACTGAAGCTGGACGGCATGTCGCTGGCGCTCACCTACGCGGACGGACAGCTGGTGCGCGGCGTCACGCGAGGCGACGGCTCGGTGGGCGAGGATGTGACCTCGAACGTCCGCACCATCCGTTCGGTGCCGCTTTCGGTCCCTGCATCTGTTCGCAAGAAGGCGGCATTGCCAGCGGACTTCGAAGTGCGCGGCGAGGTCATCATGCCGCTGGCCGCCTTCCGCAAGATGAACGAAGAGCGCGAACGCCAGGGTCTCTCACCGTTCGCCAACCCGCGCAACGCCGCCGCCGGGACCATCCGCACGCTGGAGCCGAACGTCGTCGCTCAGCGGCGGCTGGACTTCTTCGCCTATTTCCTGCTGGCCAAGGGTCGCTACTATTTCGACCACCACTCGAAAGCGCTCGAGGCTCTCGAGGAAGCCGGTTTCAAGGTCAACCGGCATTACGTGGTGGCCAAGAGTCTCGACGAGGTACTGCGCTTCATCCGCGAGTGGGAAGAGAAGCGCGAGAAGCTGCCCCATGAGATCGACGGCGTGGTCATCAAAGTGGACTTTACCGCGCTCCAGGACGAACTGGGCTACACGGGCAGGGCGCCGCGCTGGGCCATCGCCTACAAGTACGCGGCGCGGGCGGGAACAACGCAGGTCGAGGACATCCACGTGCAAGTAGGGCGCACGGGCAAGCTCACACCCGTGGCCGTGCTCACACCCGTGCCCATCGGCGGAACCACGGTTTCGCGCGCCACTCTGCATAACATGGATGAGATCGAGCGCCTCGGCCTGAAGATCGGCGACTGGGTCGAAGTGGAACGCGGCGGCGACGTCATCCCCAAGGTCACGCGTGTGGTGGAGGACAAACAGCATCCCCGCGGCCACAAGAAGTTCCACATGCCGGAGCGTTGCCCGATCTGTGGCGGGCACGTGGTGCGAGATGAAGGCGAGGTTGACCACCGCTGCGTCAACGCCAACTGTCCCGCCAAGCTCAAGGAGACCATTCGCCACTTTGCGGCCCGCTCGGTCATGAACATCGAGGGCATGGGCGAGGCGCTCGTCGACCAGCTCTGTGACCGCGGCCTGGTGAAGAGCGTGGCCGATATCTACGACCTCACCAGGGATCAACTGGTCGCGCTGGAGCGCATGGGCGAAAAGTCGGCGCAGAACCTGCTCGAGGAGATCGAGGCCTCGAGGAAGCTGCCGCTGGAGCGCGTGATCTACGGCTTGGGCATCCGCTTTGTGGGTGAGCGCACGGCGCAACTCCTCGCCGAGCACTTCGCCTCGCTCGACGCGCTGATGCACGCCAACGAAGAGGAATTGCAGCAGGTGACGGAAGTCGGCCCGCGCGTTTCGGAAAGCATCCGCGCCTTCTTCGACGAGAAACGCAACCGCGAACTGGTGGAACGTTTGCGCAAGGCGGGCTTGACCTTTGAGGCGAAGAAAAGGAAACGCGGGACGAAACTCGCAGGCAAAACCTTTGTATTGACGGGTACACTCGCTCACCACTCCCGCGACGAAGCCCGGCGCCTGATCGAAGATGCCGGCGGCAAGGTCACCGGCTCGGTCAGCAAGAAGACCGATTATGTGGTCGCCGGCGCCGATCCCGGCTCGAAACTCGACAAGGCTCGGGAACTCGGAGTGAAGGTGATTGGGGAAAAAGAGATGGAAGAGCTCGTGGATTGA
- a CDS encoding VTT domain-containing protein — translation MDFLKHILAKYTAFLWGLMAPLGSWAVFTIAFVDAAFVGIPMDPLVAAYVYKYPQQFWLYPVMGAVGSALGSTILYGIGWKGGQLVLAKRVSPQRMASLHNSFERHPAWALMLPSMLPPPTPFKLFVLAAGVFRMPLGEFLLAIIAGRMARYTVLSVLTVLFGERVVHTLGNLFRDHLGATIGVVGVVILLVILYYRLRAPVAELATDD, via the coding sequence TTGGATTTCCTCAAGCACATCCTGGCGAAGTACACCGCTTTCCTGTGGGGTCTGATGGCGCCGCTGGGCTCGTGGGCGGTGTTCACGATTGCCTTCGTAGACGCCGCCTTCGTGGGCATCCCCATGGACCCGCTGGTGGCGGCGTACGTTTACAAGTATCCGCAGCAGTTCTGGCTGTATCCGGTGATGGGCGCCGTGGGCTCGGCGCTGGGCAGCACCATCCTCTACGGCATCGGGTGGAAGGGCGGCCAGCTCGTGCTGGCGAAGCGGGTTTCCCCTCAGCGCATGGCCAGCCTGCACAATTCCTTCGAGCGCCACCCTGCATGGGCGCTGATGCTGCCTTCCATGCTCCCGCCTCCTACTCCCTTTAAGCTGTTCGTGCTGGCTGCCGGGGTCTTCCGCATGCCATTGGGGGAGTTTCTCTTGGCGATCATCGCCGGGCGCATGGCGCGCTACACGGTCCTCTCCGTTCTGACGGTACTGTTCGGCGAGCGGGTCGTACACACGCTCGGCAACCTGTTCCGCGATCACCTCGGCGCCACGATAGGCGTGGTTGGAGTGGTGATCCTGCTGGTGATCCTCTACTACCGGCTGCGCGCCCCGGTTGCGGAACTGGCTACCGACGACTAG
- a CDS encoding diacylglycerol kinase family protein, with product MRRAALIYNPASGVRRERRAADVEAVRTVLQAAGIESEAVPTRHAGSAAEQAAEAVTAGCDAILACGGDGTVHEALQGVVATGARAALGVIPLGTGNALANDLGLSRDPAQAAKALVQGGTERIALGRMEYTEADGSTGSRWFTVMAGCGPDAYMLHSMDLAAKGRIGMSAYYWQAGWMFLTRRFPPFEAKVTEPGGAHRTLKVGQMMAVRISYFGGALRKLAPGAALHRDCLRVLLYRSPVKVRYFFYLLGVFLGINWRVPGVEALDATEVVCRASPDERRRVHAEADGELLGGLPVRVSIVPDALTLLVPQRPS from the coding sequence ATGCGCAGGGCGGCGCTCATCTACAACCCGGCATCGGGCGTACGGCGGGAGCGACGCGCTGCCGACGTGGAAGCCGTGCGCACGGTGCTGCAGGCTGCCGGAATCGAGTCCGAAGCGGTGCCCACACGCCACGCGGGCAGCGCGGCAGAGCAAGCCGCCGAGGCGGTGACTGCGGGTTGTGACGCGATCCTCGCCTGTGGCGGCGATGGAACCGTCCACGAAGCCCTGCAGGGGGTGGTGGCGACGGGGGCGCGCGCGGCTCTGGGCGTCATTCCGCTGGGCACAGGCAATGCGCTGGCCAACGACCTGGGTCTCTCGCGCGATCCCGCGCAAGCCGCGAAGGCCCTGGTGCAGGGCGGAACCGAGCGCATCGCTCTCGGCCGCATGGAGTACACCGAGGCCGACGGCTCCACCGGCTCGCGCTGGTTCACGGTGATGGCGGGTTGCGGTCCCGATGCCTACATGCTCCATTCCATGGACCTGGCCGCCAAGGGCCGCATCGGCATGAGCGCCTACTACTGGCAGGCTGGATGGATGTTCCTCACCCGCAGGTTTCCGCCCTTCGAGGCCAAAGTGACGGAACCCGGCGGCGCGCACCGCACGCTCAAGGTCGGCCAGATGATGGCGGTGCGCATCTCCTATTTCGGCGGTGCGCTGCGGAAGCTGGCGCCGGGCGCAGCCCTCCACCGCGACTGTTTGCGCGTGCTGCTCTACCGCTCGCCGGTCAAAGTGCGTTACTTTTTCTATTTGCTGGGAGTGTTTCTGGGAATCAACTGGCGAGTGCCCGGCGTCGAAGCCCTGGACGCGACCGAAGTCGTGTGCCGCGCATCGCCGGACGAGCGGCGGCGAGTGCACGCGGAAGCCGATGGCGAGCTGCTGGGCGGCCTGCCGGTGCGAGTCTCCATCGTGCCGGACGCGCTTACGCTACTGGTACCACAACGTCCATCCTGA
- a CDS encoding M28 family metallopeptidase, giving the protein MHFPSPALAFMLPLALVAGAAAQGARTTASPNLSPADPQIAAALRQVSAARIRANIEKLVSFGTRHTLSAADPEGVRSGRGIGAARQWIKQEFEGYSRACGGCLTVEFQSYTQPPADRVPQPTEIVNVVATQRGTDAANAGRIYVVTGHYDSRNSDPLDAQGDAPGANDDASGTAVSLECARVLSQYRFPATIVFMAVAGEEQGLFGSRHFARTAREKNLDIGGVLNNDIVGGNRTPGDRLRNPNLVRVFSEGIPLRAGEQELRLIRATGGENDSGSRQLARYVHDIARQYLRGPFGPLPVFRRDRYLRGGDHTSFNEFGYAAVRFTEFREDYNHQHQNIRTENGVEYGDLPKFVDYEYVANVARLNAAALASLASAPAPPANVRLLTKELENDSTIVWEPSPGGLATGYEVLWRSTTAAYWENVKPVGNVTRATLNMSKDNVVFAVRALDAKGHRSLTVVPVPER; this is encoded by the coding sequence GTGCACTTCCCAAGCCCTGCCCTTGCTTTCATGCTGCCCCTGGCGCTGGTCGCTGGAGCCGCCGCCCAAGGTGCTCGGACGACGGCCTCGCCGAACCTAAGTCCCGCTGACCCGCAGATCGCCGCGGCTTTGCGCCAGGTTTCGGCGGCCCGTATCCGCGCCAATATCGAGAAGCTGGTCAGCTTCGGGACGCGCCACACGCTCTCCGCGGCCGATCCCGAAGGGGTGCGCTCCGGGCGCGGCATCGGCGCCGCCCGGCAATGGATCAAGCAGGAGTTCGAGGGTTACTCTCGGGCCTGTGGCGGCTGCTTGACGGTGGAGTTCCAGAGCTACACGCAGCCGCCGGCCGACCGCGTGCCGCAACCCACGGAGATCGTCAACGTCGTCGCGACGCAACGCGGCACGGATGCAGCCAACGCCGGCCGCATCTATGTGGTGACTGGCCACTACGACTCCCGCAACTCCGATCCACTCGACGCTCAGGGCGACGCTCCCGGCGCCAACGACGACGCCAGCGGCACCGCCGTGAGCCTGGAGTGCGCCCGCGTCCTCAGCCAGTACCGTTTCCCGGCGACCATCGTGTTCATGGCCGTAGCCGGGGAGGAGCAGGGACTGTTCGGAAGCCGCCATTTCGCGCGCACCGCACGCGAGAAGAACCTGGACATCGGCGGCGTGCTGAACAACGACATCGTGGGTGGCAACCGCACGCCCGGCGACCGGCTGCGCAATCCCAACCTCGTGCGCGTGTTCTCCGAGGGCATCCCCCTGCGCGCCGGCGAACAGGAGCTGCGTCTGATCCGCGCCACCGGCGGCGAGAACGACTCCGGCTCGCGCCAGCTCGCGCGTTACGTCCACGACATCGCGCGCCAGTACCTGCGCGGACCGTTCGGTCCCCTGCCGGTCTTCCGCCGCGACCGCTACCTGCGCGGCGGCGACCACACTTCCTTCAACGAGTTCGGCTACGCCGCCGTGCGCTTCACCGAGTTTCGCGAAGACTACAACCACCAGCACCAGAACATCCGCACGGAAAACGGCGTCGAGTACGGCGACCTGCCCAAGTTCGTGGACTACGAGTACGTGGCCAACGTCGCGCGCTTGAACGCCGCTGCCCTGGCATCGCTCGCTTCTGCGCCCGCGCCCCCGGCCAATGTCCGCCTGCTGACCAAGGAACTGGAGAACGATTCGACCATCGTCTGGGAGCCTTCTCCCGGCGGCCTGGCCACCGGCTACGAAGTGCTGTGGCGCTCCACCACCGCGGCCTACTGGGAAAACGTGAAACCGGTGGGCAACGTCACGCGCGCCACGCTCAACATGTCCAAGGACAACGTCGTCTTCGCGGTGCGCGCCTTGGACGCCAAAGGCCACCGCAGTCTGACCGTCGTGCCGGTGCCGGAGCGGTGA
- a CDS encoding metal-dependent hydrolase — MEPVTHFLTNLCLSRAGLNRTTSLATAMMVASAEMPDLDLLYSLGGPAVGFDGHRGFTHTLLGAPVVGALSLAAVWLWYRLRLRMKRPPPTPPRWGLLFLYGCLGGVIHILLDFTNSYGVRPFAPFYDRWFAWDTVYIIEPVMLVILVAGLVLPSLFALIQEEVASRRTVSRGRGGAVMALIAIAVFWGVRDYQHRKAVAVLEARIYKGEDPVRVSAFPYPMNPFLWHAVAETRDFYASMHVNSFTGALDPEDRMEIRYKSEDTPVTLAAKDSHMGRVYMHWARHPMTEVEPLSPTEGGGYLVRFYDLRYVYPEPSSRRPLQALVELDRDLRAVAEQMSGRRKVLR; from the coding sequence GTGGAACCTGTCACCCACTTCCTGACTAACCTGTGCCTGAGCCGCGCCGGCCTGAACCGCACCACGTCCCTGGCCACGGCGATGATGGTAGCCAGCGCCGAGATGCCGGACCTGGATCTGCTGTATAGCTTGGGGGGCCCGGCTGTGGGTTTCGACGGGCACCGAGGATTCACTCACACGCTGTTGGGCGCTCCGGTGGTCGGCGCACTCTCGCTAGCTGCGGTGTGGTTGTGGTACCGGCTGCGACTGCGGATGAAGCGTCCGCCACCCACGCCGCCGCGCTGGGGCCTGCTGTTCCTATACGGATGCCTGGGTGGCGTGATCCACATCCTGCTCGACTTCACCAACAGCTACGGGGTGCGTCCCTTCGCGCCTTTCTATGACCGTTGGTTCGCCTGGGACACTGTCTACATCATCGAGCCGGTGATGCTGGTGATCCTGGTGGCCGGATTGGTGCTGCCCTCGCTGTTCGCGCTCATCCAGGAAGAAGTGGCGTCACGACGCACGGTGTCGCGCGGGCGAGGCGGCGCCGTGATGGCCCTGATCGCAATCGCCGTCTTCTGGGGTGTACGTGACTACCAGCACCGCAAGGCCGTGGCCGTGCTGGAAGCGCGCATCTACAAGGGCGAGGACCCGGTGCGCGTCTCTGCCTTCCCCTATCCCATGAATCCTTTCCTGTGGCACGCGGTGGCGGAGACCAGGGATTTTTACGCCTCCATGCATGTGAACTCGTTCACCGGCGCACTCGATCCGGAAGACCGCATGGAAATCCGATACAAGAGCGAAGACACCCCGGTCACACTGGCGGCGAAGGATTCGCATATGGGCCGCGTGTACATGCACTGGGCACGGCATCCCATGACGGAGGTGGAGCCGCTGAGCCCCACCGAGGGCGGAGGCTACCTGGTGCGCTTCTACGACCTGCGCTACGTCTACCCCGAGCCCAGCAGCCGGCGGCCGCTGCAGGCTTTGGTGGAGCTGGACCGGGATCTCCGCGCCGTGGCCGAACAGATGAGCGGGCGGCGCAAAGTGTTGCGCTGA
- a CDS encoding 30S ribosomal protein S1 produces the protein MRETELEQDTTLSNPNPTHTEDNPNNPEATAEAPVVAETQSVPEPPAAAAAPVAAAAPPEPAGEKETVDFAQALETYTAETEGSVLDDKVHTGTVLKITPTHVVVDVGFKSEGLVPIAQFQDHEGNVKVQPGDEIPVMLERGEHEEGYVLLSHEKAQRLKVWDDIEKAYHENRAIHGRVVERVKGGLSVDIGARAFLPGSQADVRPVRNLDSLVGQEFDVRIVKLNKKRGNIVVSRKQLLEEEVAAKRSKTLEHLEEGSVLTGTVKNLTDYGAFIDLGGIDGLLHITDMSWGRLTHPRDLVHVGDEIQVKVLKFDKEKQRVSLGFKQLTPDPWLDAAHRYPVSARVKGRVISVTDYGAFIELEQGIEGLVHVSEMTWSKRMKHPSKIVKVGDEVEVVVLDVNPGERRISLGLRQLLANPWESLQERFPAGTVVEGRVRNLTEFGAFVEIEDGIDGLVHVSDISWTKRVKHPSEVLKKGDRVKTVILSIDSKNRRLSLGIKQLQPDAWEAFCNSHHAGDVVHGKVVRSAPFGFFVEVADGVEGLCHTSEAVDEHGTQTKLEPGSEHNFRILKMSPQEKKIGLSLRTAGKEGSRAEVEAYKHSASSATSTIEELMSLKRAGNGQN, from the coding sequence ATGCGCGAAACGGAGCTTGAACAGGACACGACTTTGTCGAACCCGAACCCGACCCACACCGAAGACAACCCGAACAACCCGGAAGCGACCGCCGAAGCGCCCGTCGTTGCTGAGACCCAGTCCGTGCCCGAGCCGCCGGCCGCTGCTGCGGCGCCGGTTGCGGCGGCTGCGCCTCCTGAGCCCGCGGGCGAGAAGGAAACCGTAGACTTCGCCCAGGCACTCGAAACCTACACGGCCGAAACCGAAGGCAGCGTGCTGGACGACAAGGTCCACACCGGCACTGTGCTCAAGATCACGCCCACCCACGTCGTGGTGGACGTGGGTTTCAAGTCCGAGGGCCTGGTGCCCATCGCCCAGTTCCAGGACCATGAAGGCAACGTCAAAGTGCAGCCGGGGGACGAGATCCCGGTGATGCTGGAGCGCGGAGAGCACGAAGAAGGCTACGTCCTGCTCTCCCACGAGAAAGCCCAGCGGCTGAAGGTGTGGGACGACATCGAGAAGGCCTACCACGAGAACCGAGCCATCCATGGGCGGGTGGTGGAGCGCGTGAAGGGCGGCCTTTCCGTGGATATCGGCGCGCGCGCCTTCCTCCCTGGCTCGCAGGCCGACGTCCGCCCGGTGCGCAACCTGGATTCGCTGGTGGGTCAGGAATTCGACGTCCGCATCGTCAAGCTGAACAAGAAGCGCGGCAACATCGTGGTTTCGCGCAAGCAGCTTCTTGAGGAAGAGGTTGCCGCCAAGCGCTCCAAGACCCTCGAGCATCTGGAAGAAGGTTCGGTGCTCACCGGCACCGTCAAGAACCTCACCGACTACGGCGCGTTCATCGACCTGGGCGGCATTGACGGCCTGCTGCACATCACCGACATGTCCTGGGGCCGGCTCACGCATCCCCGCGACCTGGTCCACGTGGGCGACGAGATCCAGGTGAAAGTCCTCAAGTTCGACAAGGAAAAGCAGCGGGTTTCCCTGGGCTTCAAGCAACTGACCCCGGACCCGTGGCTGGACGCGGCGCACCGCTATCCGGTGAGCGCTCGCGTGAAGGGCCGCGTCATTTCGGTGACCGATTACGGCGCCTTCATCGAGCTGGAGCAGGGCATCGAGGGCCTGGTGCACGTCAGCGAGATGACCTGGTCCAAGCGCATGAAGCACCCGTCGAAGATCGTCAAGGTGGGCGATGAGGTCGAAGTCGTGGTGCTCGACGTGAATCCCGGCGAACGCCGCATCTCGCTCGGCCTGCGCCAGCTTCTGGCCAATCCCTGGGAATCGCTGCAGGAGCGCTTCCCGGCCGGCACCGTGGTGGAAGGCCGGGTGCGCAACCTCACCGAGTTCGGCGCCTTCGTGGAGATCGAAGACGGCATCGACGGCCTGGTGCACGTTTCCGACATCAGTTGGACCAAGCGCGTCAAGCATCCCTCGGAAGTGCTGAAGAAGGGCGACCGGGTGAAGACCGTCATCCTGTCCATCGACAGCAAGAACCGCCGCCTGTCGCTGGGCATCAAGCAGCTCCAGCCCGACGCCTGGGAAGCGTTCTGCAACAGCCACCATGCCGGCGATGTGGTCCACGGCAAAGTGGTGCGTTCCGCTCCCTTCGGCTTCTTTGTGGAAGTAGCGGACGGCGTCGAGGGCCTGTGCCACACTTCGGAAGCCGTGGATGAGCACGGCACGCAGACCAAGCTGGAACCCGGCTCCGAGCACAACTTCCGCATCCTTAAGATGAGCCCGCAGGAGAAAAAGATCGGGCTCAGCCTGCGCACGGCCGGCAAGGAAGGCAGCCGCGCCGAAGTCGAAGCCTACAAGCACTCCGCTTCCAGCGCCACCTCGACCATCGAGGAACTGATGTCGCTGAAGCGCGCGGGCAACGGGCAGAACTAG
- a CDS encoding carboxypeptidase-like regulatory domain-containing protein, translated as MSRKSFVLLVLFAMMGSALAAFAADEQDNTRALSGQVITPNNDPLPNAVVYLKNQKTLGVKTFIAEADGGYRFGGLSPNVDYQIYAEYQGKRSDTKTLSSFDSRKKVVIHLKIDAEK; from the coding sequence TTGAGCCGTAAGTCCTTTGTTTTGTTAGTGCTGTTCGCGATGATGGGGTCTGCTCTGGCGGCCTTTGCGGCCGACGAGCAGGATAACACCCGTGCGCTCTCCGGGCAGGTCATAACTCCCAACAATGACCCGCTGCCCAACGCTGTGGTGTACCTGAAGAACCAGAAGACGCTGGGAGTGAAGACCTTCATCGCCGAAGCCGACGGCGGCTACCGCTTCGGCGGCCTCTCGCCCAACGTGGATTACCAGATCTACGCCGAGTACCAAGGCAAGCGCTCGGACACCAAGACGCTGAGCTCGTTCGACAGCCGCAAGAAGGTCGTCATCCACCTGAAGATCGACGCCGAGAAGTAA
- a CDS encoding HIT domain-containing protein: MDYLWTPWRYAYVTQTDKTPGCIFCEKIKEKDDRKALIVHRGPRCYILLNAYPYTPGHVMVVPYEHLDELQKLPAPTAQEMMVLSQRMEGVLRELYKPDGINLGMNIGKAAGAGVAGHVHLHILPRWVADSNFMSAVAETRVLPETLETTWERVKGKLQD; this comes from the coding sequence ATGGATTACCTGTGGACGCCGTGGCGCTACGCCTACGTCACCCAGACGGACAAGACGCCGGGCTGCATCTTCTGCGAGAAGATCAAGGAAAAGGACGACCGCAAGGCGCTCATCGTGCACCGCGGTCCGCGCTGCTACATCCTGCTCAACGCCTATCCCTACACGCCCGGGCACGTGATGGTGGTGCCGTATGAGCATCTCGACGAATTGCAGAAATTGCCTGCGCCCACCGCCCAGGAGATGATGGTGCTCTCGCAGCGCATGGAAGGCGTGCTGCGCGAACTCTACAAACCGGACGGCATCAACCTGGGGATGAACATCGGCAAAGCCGCCGGCGCCGGCGTGGCCGGGCACGTCCACCTGCACATTTTGCCGCGCTGGGTGGCGGACTCGAATTTCATGTCCGCCGTGGCCGAAACCAGGGTGCTGCCGGAGACGCTGGAGACGACCTGGGAAAGGGTGAAGGGAAAACTACAGGATTGA